GATATACCGAAAAAGGTAGATCTCCATGATTCTTGTGCAAATAAATCATAGAACACGCTAAATCCGATCCAATCAACTAATGCGCGATCCGGAATATGTCCAGGAGCCGAATAGTTGGTAAATGCAATCAACACATTAAATAGTAGCGGTATAACGGTAACAAACAGAACAAAAAAAGCTGCGGGCAATAACAAAAGGTAAGGCAATTTACGGAATTTCATGGTTTGAATTGAATCTGTAAATTTCGGAGCACATTTTCCTTCATCTCTAAGCGCTCCATTTTTTCTGGCATCGTTAATATTCATGAAATATAAACCCAAGTACAGAAGAATGACTACGAGTGTGATTAGACCATTTATTAATAGAAAAATAGAATGGTCACCCTGCACGACTTTCCCATTGATAACCTTTGTAGGCACATCTCCTAACGTTATAAATCCCACGATGCCTTTATAGGCAATAGGATAATAGTTCCAAAAGAACAATTGAGCTAAAATAATATAAATCAGGCCCTTCAGATATTGCTTGTTATACAGCTGGCCTAATCCTATAAAAACCGCAGAGAAAATCGTGGCTTTTGTCTGATGCTGACGAGAACTCTTTTTCATATGCATACTGCTGAGACCGCCTTATTGAGATTTGGAGAATCATCCTACTTTGTAGTTTTTATTGCTGTTTTGATTTGACTTACAGCTTTATTCAAGACTGTACCCGGATCTTGATTGTCATTCCAAATGGATGAGAGTGCAGCACTTGCAGGAACCCAAACATTACCCATTTCCGGAATAGACGGCATTGGAGTTGAATATTTGGCTTGCTCTAAGAAAGCCATTGTATTCGGGTCTTTCGTAAGAATCGGATCGTCCATCAGGTCTTTCCTCGGAGGCAATTGAGTTGTCATTTCAAAACGTTTCGTTAAATTTTGTTTACTTGTCGCATAACTCGCAAACAATTTTGCAGCAACCGGATACTTCGTGTACGAGTTCACATACAAACCTCTAATGCCTGAAAAACTTACGGGGTGTTCCCCATTAGGCAATAGAGGTAATGGAGCCACGCCATAATCTATTTTCGTATTCGCCAAACTTGAAGCGAACCACGGTCCATTAATAATGGCAGCTGTTTTACCTTCTTGGAAAAAACCAGTGATAATATTATCATTGAGGTCGTTTATATTTAAGGGCAGCACTTTTTTAAAGGATTGTAGAAATTCTGCTCCTTCTATCGACTTCTCATTGTTAAGGCCGATATCATTTACATCCGTTCCATGATTGCCAAATACATATCCACCGTAACCACCAAGGAATGAATAAGATAAGTACAACTGACCTACATCCCACATAAAACCATACTTTTTGCTTTCCGGATCGTTATAAGTTTCGGCAAACTTAATGATCTCCTCGTAAGTCTTCGGTGCTTTTCCCATCAACTTCTTATTGTAAAAAAGCGCATAGGTGTCAATGGCTGTTGGAAACCCATAAAGGACTCCATCATAGCTAACGCCATCTATTGCTGAAGACATAAAATCATTTTTTTCAGAATCGGTATACACATCATTTTGCAATACGAGTCCTGCCATAACCGCATTCCCCAATTGATCATGAGGCGAAGAGAAGACATCAGCCCCAAGTCCAGCGGGTCCATCCGTGGTAAGTTTCTTGACGGCATCTATCGCAGGAACAGGCTCTACCTTTACTTTTATGCCATATTCCTTTTCAAAGTCTTGTGCGACCGCTTTCATATAATCGAAATCAGGACCTTTTGATTCCCATACAAGTAATTCAGCCCCGACCTCTGGCTTCATCCCCTCTTGTTGTTCGTTTCCTGCTGCTTCATTCCCTTGCGATGGCTGGCTTGATGATTGATTATCCGTTCCACATGCAGTTAGCAATGAAAAGCTGAATAACGTTAAAATGATTGTAGAAATCAACAAACGTTTTGACATGGATGTTCCCCCTTTTTGATTACTTAAACGTTTAAGTGTTATTTCACTGCTATAGTAACTTCTAATTACCAGCAAAGTCAATGTTAAATTCTTACATAATATTATGTGGTTCCAAGGAAACTTTCCTGCCAGCAGCTGTTTCAAGCCAAAAAAAAGATAGACGTTACTTAACGTCCATCCTTTTTCCATTGTGACTCCTTTATAGAACCTTAGTGTCCAAATGATGGATAACTAGAGAGATGAAATCATGTACAAACATCTCCTGATGCTCCTTACTTCTCGTGCCCAGCATAATAGAATTCGATGAAGAAATTCCCGGCACATCCACTCTAGCAAGTACGCCTTGCATCAATAAAGGTTCAGCTACCAAGGAAGAAACAAAGCTTACTCCATAACCAGCCATTACAGCAAGAATCGTCTCATGCAGCCCATTGAATTGCAATTCAATTTGGGGAGGATTGATCTGTTGTTCCCTGCATAGCTGAAGTAATCTTTCTCTCGCTGCACTTCCCACTTCTCTCATTATAAACGGTTCTGATGCAATTTCTTTAAACGTAACCTGCTGCAATGCATACTTATGTCCGGGTGCTACGACGAACAAATACTCATCCCTGTATAGCTCTGTACTTTCAAACACATCTGGATCTGCGAAGGGCACACCCATGTCGCTGTAGATTGCCACATCTACCTCAAAGTTGAGTAATTTCTCAATCGCTTCGTGCGAGTTGACCGTCGTAATCTGAACTTCAACGGCAGAGTATTTTTGTTTATATAGAGAAGCCCACTTCGGAATGAGTACACTCGTAGCTAGATAGTTTCCGGCAATCCGT
Above is a window of Paenibacillus uliginis N3/975 DNA encoding:
- a CDS encoding sugar ABC transporter substrate-binding protein; the encoded protein is MEKGWTLSNVYLFFGLKQLLAGKFPWNHIILCKNLTLTLLVIRSYYSSEITLKRLSNQKGGTSMSKRLLISTIILTLFSFSLLTACGTDNQSSSQPSQGNEAAGNEQQEGMKPEVGAELLVWESKGPDFDYMKAVAQDFEKEYGIKVKVEPVPAIDAVKKLTTDGPAGLGADVFSSPHDQLGNAVMAGLVLQNDVYTDSEKNDFMSSAIDGVSYDGVLYGFPTAIDTYALFYNKKLMGKAPKTYEEIIKFAETYNDPESKKYGFMWDVGQLYLSYSFLGGYGGYVFGNHGTDVNDIGLNNEKSIEGAEFLQSFKKVLPLNINDLNDNIITGFFQEGKTAAIINGPWFASSLANTKIDYGVAPLPLLPNGEHPVSFSGIRGLYVNSYTKYPVAAKLFASYATSKQNLTKRFEMTTQLPPRKDLMDDPILTKDPNTMAFLEQAKYSTPMPSIPEMGNVWVPASAALSSIWNDNQDPGTVLNKAVSQIKTAIKTTK
- a CDS encoding LysR family transcriptional regulator, with translation MNLHALRLFYYVALTGSVTKASEKLHISQPAISAQIRKFEKENNIKLFNIQGRGLILTPLGKKLIKPLEKIFAIEEQVHNLIEDYHHYPEGKLRIAGNYLATSVLIPKWASLYKQKYSAVEVQITTVNSHEAIEKLLNFEVDVAIYSDMGVPFADPDVFESTELYRDEYLFVVAPGHKYALQQVTFKEIASEPFIMREVGSAARERLLQLCREQQINPPQIELQFNGLHETILAVMAGYGVSFVSSLVAEPLLMQGVLARVDVPGISSSNSIMLGTRSKEHQEMFVHDFISLVIHHLDTKVL